One Tomitella gaofuii DNA segment encodes these proteins:
- a CDS encoding Zn-ribbon domain-containing OB-fold protein yields MTETAIPAVAGWFTTGPEPALVGTKCTACGNIAFPRETTFCKNPACSGEDFDDVELSRRGTVWSYTDAQYQPPEPFIPATDPYVPFALAAVELSEGLVVMGQVADGYGVDDLTVGAEVELVVEPLYTDDEGVKTIWRWKPVGSASAAKEQQA; encoded by the coding sequence ATGACCGAGACCGCCATTCCGGCTGTCGCGGGCTGGTTCACCACCGGCCCCGAGCCCGCGCTGGTGGGCACAAAGTGCACCGCGTGCGGCAACATCGCGTTCCCGCGTGAGACCACGTTCTGCAAGAACCCCGCGTGCTCGGGCGAGGACTTCGACGATGTCGAGCTCTCGCGCCGCGGCACCGTGTGGTCCTACACCGACGCCCAGTACCAGCCCCCGGAGCCGTTCATCCCCGCGACCGACCCGTACGTGCCGTTCGCGCTGGCCGCGGTCGAGCTGTCGGAGGGCCTCGTCGTGATGGGCCAGGTGGCCGACGGCTACGGCGTCGACGACCTGACGGTGGGCGCCGAGGTCGAGCTGGTGGTCGAGCCCCTCTACACCGACGACGAGGGCGTCAAGACCATCTGGCGGTGGAAGCCGGTCGGGTCCGCATCGGCAGCGAAGGAGCAGCAGGCATGA
- a CDS encoding lipid-transfer protein encodes MSKHDVAIAGVGMHAWGKWGRPFVEYGTAAARDALKDSGIAWGDVDFIVGGETVRNGYGGYVAGSTFAQALGWNGARVATSYAACATGAQALDTARTRILAGLSEVALVVGADTTPKGFLKPNAGERWDDPDWLRFRLMGMTNPAYFALGARRRIDLYGATQEDFAAVKVKNAKHGLANPYARYRKEFSVADVMASPVVADPLHLMDICATSDGGAAVVLTSVEYAQRHGLTGPRINAISTVTPTFPQTQLDMPYFSSESTAAAPAPQYTHKESLARAAFEEAGISPSDVDVAEVYDLSTALELDWIEDLGLVERGTAETLVRAGDTSIGGKLPVNPSGGLACFGEAVPAQALAQVCELTWQLRGQAEGRQVEGARVGITANQGLFGHGSSVILSA; translated from the coding sequence ATGAGCAAGCACGATGTCGCCATCGCGGGCGTCGGCATGCACGCGTGGGGCAAGTGGGGCCGGCCCTTCGTCGAATACGGCACGGCCGCCGCGCGGGACGCGCTCAAGGATTCCGGCATCGCCTGGGGCGACGTCGATTTCATCGTCGGCGGCGAGACCGTCCGCAACGGCTACGGCGGATACGTCGCCGGCTCCACGTTCGCACAGGCCCTGGGCTGGAACGGCGCGCGCGTGGCCACCTCGTACGCGGCCTGCGCCACCGGCGCGCAGGCGCTGGACACCGCCCGCACCCGCATCCTCGCCGGGCTGAGCGAGGTGGCGCTGGTCGTCGGCGCGGACACCACGCCCAAGGGCTTCCTCAAGCCCAACGCGGGCGAGCGCTGGGACGACCCGGACTGGCTGCGCTTCCGACTGATGGGCATGACCAACCCGGCCTACTTCGCGCTGGGCGCCCGCCGCCGCATCGACCTGTACGGGGCCACCCAGGAGGACTTCGCCGCGGTCAAGGTGAAGAACGCCAAGCACGGCCTGGCCAATCCGTACGCGCGATACCGCAAGGAGTTCTCCGTCGCCGACGTCATGGCCTCGCCGGTGGTCGCCGACCCGCTGCACCTGATGGACATCTGCGCCACCTCCGACGGCGGCGCCGCCGTGGTGCTCACGTCGGTGGAGTACGCGCAGCGTCACGGGCTCACCGGGCCGCGCATCAACGCCATCTCCACGGTCACGCCCACGTTCCCGCAGACGCAGCTGGACATGCCGTACTTCTCCTCGGAGTCCACCGCCGCCGCGCCGGCCCCGCAGTACACGCACAAGGAGTCGCTGGCCCGCGCAGCCTTCGAGGAGGCCGGGATCAGCCCGTCCGACGTGGACGTCGCCGAGGTGTACGACCTGTCGACGGCACTGGAGCTGGACTGGATCGAGGACCTGGGCCTGGTCGAGCGCGGCACCGCCGAGACGCTGGTGCGCGCCGGCGACACGTCCATCGGCGGAAAGCTGCCGGTGAACCCGTCCGGCGGGCTGGCCTGCTTCGGCGAGGCCGTTCCCGCACAGGCGCTGGCACAGGTGTGCGAGCTGACCTGGCAGCTGCGCGGGCAGGCCGAGGGCCGCCAGGTGGAGGGCGCCCGCGTGGGCATCACCGCCAACCAGGGGCTGTTCGGCCACGGATCGTCGGTGATCCTCAGCGCGTAG